One stretch of Psilocybe cubensis strain MGC-MH-2018 chromosome 6, whole genome shotgun sequence DNA includes these proteins:
- a CDS encoding Dehydrogenase azaJ has product MTSQENNRPNSSSLSLAIATTEARDVQEYRLPKPDPKQLRPDEIIAQVAYCGLNHIDVNQVKSGAYITEYPYILGREWSGQILHIGSDVKDLKPGDWVLGVSYQVGALQEQIVISRKYLCPKPDKISAEQASTIAHRYAAVMVALHMKEGLNLPLHPTEAEKAQRKIIIWGAATGSGMYAILALKIAGYRTILAVASTKQKDNLKSLGATDVFDRNESQVAKHILSKYPDISIGLVCQADEHGWDCVLEVVRPTEMKKESALLAYIIRLAPSKVPEGVTLRRAVVFSLLHDKELGDHIIQSTLPKLLALPDFMLPKQIKVFKDGSLAERVKAAICLMEKNSDVSATIQVSV; this is encoded by the exons ATGACCTCTCAAGAGAACAACCGTCCAAATTCTTCTTCACTATCCCTCGCGATCGCCACAACTGAAGCAAGAGATGTTCAAGAATACAGACTCCCTAAACCAGACCCTAAGCAATTGAGACCCGACGAAATCATCGCCCAAGTGGCATACTGCGGGCTCAACCACATAGATGTTAACCAGGTTAAATCAGGCGCATATATCACTGAATACCCATATATCCTTGGGCGGGAATGGTCAGGTCAAATTCTTCACATTGGAAGTGACGTGAAAGATCTGAAACCAGGAGATTGG GTGTTAGGTGTTAGTTATCAGGTTGGAGCACTGCAGGAGCAGATCGTGATTTCACGAAAATATCTCTGTCCCAAGCCAGACAAAATCTCAGCGGAGCAGGCATCGACCATAGCTCATCGATATGCTGCCGTGATGGTAGCCCTCCACATGAAAGAGGGACTGAACCTGCCACTGCACCCCACAGAGGCGGAAAAAGCACAGCGAAAGATCATCATATGGGGTGCTGCAACAGGCAGTGGCATGTACGCCATCCTCGCCCTTAAAATTGCTGGTTATAGAACCATCCTGGCAGTAGCATCTACCAAGCAAAAGGATAACTTAAAATCCCTTGGAGCAACAGACGTCTTCGATCGGAATGAATCCCAGGTGGCAAAGCACATCCTCTCGAAGTACCCAGACATCTCCATCGGGCTTGTTTGCCAGGCGGATGAGCATGGCTGGGATTGTGTTCTTGAAGTCGTTCGTCCAACAGAGATGAAGAAAGAATCTGCGCTCTTGGCTTACATTATTCGACTCGCACCATCCAAGGTTCCGGAGGGAGTGACGTTGAGACGTGCAGTTGTGTTTTCCCTATTACATGACAAGGAACTTGGCGATCATATCATACAAAGTACCCTTCCTAAGCTGCTGGCGCTGCCTGATTTCATGTTGCCTAAACAAATCAAGGTCTTTAAGGATGGATC